The genomic window CCAAGCTGCCGGGTGAGCTGGCCCGTATCCTGCTGTGGCCTCTCCTGCAGACGCAGCAAGCACAATCAGCAAGACTCCCGGAGCCAACGCATGAACAACACACACAACCTCCACGACAAACGCCTGGCCGACGCCTGGGCGACGCTGCAAACCCACTCCGACAAGGGCTTGCCGCTCGATCCGGACCCGTCCCGCCTTGCGTTCGCCGACCCGGAATTCCTGTTGCGCCGCGAGACCCGCGGCCTTCGCATGCAGCTGGAGCTGATGAAGCCCGACATCGAGATGCGGGCGCACGGCATTGAGAACACCGTGGTCGTGTTCGGCAGCGCGCGCTTTCGAAGCGAAGAAGAATCCGGTGCGCTGATCGCCCAGGCCGAGGCGGCGGGCGATGCCATCGCGGTGGAGCGCCTGCGCCGCCTGGCACGCGGTTCGCACTACTACGAGCAGGCGCGAGCCTTCGGCAAGATGGTCGCGCAGTACAGCAACGACAAGGAGCCGGAAGACAAGCTCTTCATCTGCACCGGTGGCGGCCCCGGCATCATGCAGGCCGCCAATCGAGGCTCTTACGAAGGCGGTGGCCTCAACATCGGCCTCGCCATCGCCCTGCCGATGGAAGAGGAACCCAACCCGTACGTCACGCCAGCGCTGAGCTTCAAGTTCCATTACTTCGCGATTCGCAAGATGCACTTCATGATGCGGGCGAAGGCACTGGTCGCGTTCCCCGGCGGCTTCGGCACGCTCGACGAGCTCTTCGAGGTCATCACGCTGGTCCAGACCAAGAAGTCGAAGCCGGTGCCGATCGTGCTGTTCGGCTCCGATTACTGGAAGCAGCTGCTCAACTTCGATTTTCTGGTAGACGAAGGTGTGATCTCGCCCAACGACGTCAAGCTCTTCGAATACGTCGACGCGCCCGCCGATGCTTGGAAAGCCATCAAGGCTTTCTACAAGCTCTGAGCTGTCTGTGCCTCCGGTGCCGGTGCTTCGGGCGGCGGCACCTTGAGGCCCCATACAGAGCGCGTGCCGGCAGCCACCACGCCACCGACGATCCAGAACACGCCCGCCACGCCGATCAAAGCGCCAGCCGCACCGAATAGCATCGGCATCGCCACGCTCGATGCGTTCAGCGTCATCAGACGCAAGCCGAGCGCCTCGCCGTGACGTGAATGCGGCGTTGTCTGGTGCAACATGCTCATCACCATCGGTTGCACTGCGCCCAGCGCCAGGCCGAGCGCAACCGAGCAGCAACCCATGCCGAAGGCTGTGGTCATGAATGGATAGACAGCGAACACGAGCGCTGTGACGACGTTCGACACGGTGATCACGCTGCGCTCGCTGGCCCGTGAAGCAATGGCCGGCAGCACCACGCGCACGGCGGCTGCGGCCACCGCGAAAGCACCGAGGATCGACCCGATGACCGAGGCACTCAAGCCGCGTTGGTGACCGAGCAGCGGCAGCACGAAGGTGTGGACGTCCCACGACGCGGACTGCAGCCAGTTGACGAACAACAGCCGACGGAACATCGGCTCCGACAACAGATCCCAGGCGCGCGGCTTCGGTGCGCCGAGGGCCGACGGCGGCATCGGCAGGTCGCGTGCACTGCGCGCCAGCCACCAGCAGGCGAGCGGCAGCAGCGCCAGCAGTCCGAATGCCACACGGTAGCCGACGATGTCGCCAGGCGCGCCGCCCGCATGGTCGATCAGCAGCCCGACGGCGAACGGACCGACAAAATTGGCAGCAGCCGGCGCGATAGCCAGCCAGCTGAAAACCTGCTTCAACTGAGCCGGACTTTGCGCAGCGCGGCCGACGTGCCGTTGCAATGCGATCACTGCGATGCCGGTAGCGCCTCCGGTGAGAAGTGCGGCGACGCACAACGCCGGAAAGACCGGAAACGCCGCGCACAACGCAGCGCCCAGTGCCGCAGAGACAACAGCGATCAAGAGCGGCTTGCGCAAGCCATGCCGGTCTGCGAAACGCCCGGCCGGCAGCGCCAGAAAAACCTGCGTCAGCGCGAACAGCGCCAGCATGACGCCGACGGCCGCCGGGCTGTAGCCCTGCTGCAGCGCGAGCAGCGGGGCGGCGAGACGCGTACCGGTCATCACGGCATGCAGGCAGACCTGCGCCAGGATCAGGCGCAGCAGTTCAGCTGTCACGGCGTCTCATCATCTCCCTCGAGGGCCGGTGGCAGCAACACCTGCGCCTGGGCTTCAGGCAACGCCTCGACCTGGCGCAGCGCGCGGTGCATGACGTTGCTGCGCGTCTGCGCCTGGTCCAGCGTGTTGAGCACCGTCTGCGCCTGGTTCTTGACGCGCGCGAGCACATCGCCGAACTTGCCGAACTCGGCCTTGACCGCGCCCAGCACCTGCCACACCTCGCTGGAACGCTTTTCCAGCGCCAGCGTACGGAATCCCATCTGCAGCGAATTGAGGATGGCGAGCAAAGTCGTCGGGCCCGCCAGCGTGATGCGATGCTTGCGCTGCAGCCC from Variovorax sp. PAMC28562 includes these protein-coding regions:
- a CDS encoding TIGR00730 family Rossman fold protein, with protein sequence MNNTHNLHDKRLADAWATLQTHSDKGLPLDPDPSRLAFADPEFLLRRETRGLRMQLELMKPDIEMRAHGIENTVVVFGSARFRSEEESGALIAQAEAAGDAIAVERLRRLARGSHYYEQARAFGKMVAQYSNDKEPEDKLFICTGGGPGIMQAANRGSYEGGGLNIGLAIALPMEEEPNPYVTPALSFKFHYFAIRKMHFMMRAKALVAFPGGFGTLDELFEVITLVQTKKSKPVPIVLFGSDYWKQLLNFDFLVDEGVISPNDVKLFEYVDAPADAWKAIKAFYKL
- a CDS encoding MFS transporter — encoded protein: MTAELLRLILAQVCLHAVMTGTRLAAPLLALQQGYSPAAVGVMLALFALTQVFLALPAGRFADRHGLRKPLLIAVVSAALGAALCAAFPVFPALCVAALLTGGATGIAVIALQRHVGRAAQSPAQLKQVFSWLAIAPAAANFVGPFAVGLLIDHAGGAPGDIVGYRVAFGLLALLPLACWWLARSARDLPMPPSALGAPKPRAWDLLSEPMFRRLLFVNWLQSASWDVHTFVLPLLGHQRGLSASVIGSILGAFAVAAAAVRVVLPAIASRASERSVITVSNVVTALVFAVYPFMTTAFGMGCCSVALGLALGAVQPMVMSMLHQTTPHSRHGEALGLRLMTLNASSVAMPMLFGAAGALIGVAGVFWIVGGVVAAGTRSVWGLKVPPPEAPAPEAQTAQSL